One region of Nitrospirota bacterium genomic DNA includes:
- a CDS encoding ABC transporter permease, whose translation MGSKIAIAILILITVASVFAPLLTNYDPVRIDLDSIKEPPGLSHPFGTDNKGRDILSRILYGGRLSIGIAVTAGVISLCLGLTVGLIAGYFGGRVDMALMMLVDLILSFPSLLLAIGISVVFPPGVFTVVIAITAVGWASFARLIRGNVLSLREFTYIDSARALGCSDARIIVRHILPNCLPFSFIVLGLKLGGYLLTESALSFLGLGAQPPAPTWGSMISINRIYILSAPWMVIFAGLAIFATAVCFNILGDMLRNKMDFKFEI comes from the coding sequence ATGGGAAGTAAAATAGCAATTGCGATTTTGATATTAATAACAGTGGCATCTGTTTTTGCGCCTTTGCTGACTAACTACGACCCGGTAAGAATTGACCTTGACAGCATCAAAGAACCTCCCGGCCTCAGTCATCCCTTTGGCACTGACAACAAGGGCCGGGATATTTTAAGCCGCATTCTTTATGGAGGGAGGCTTTCAATCGGTATTGCTGTGACAGCAGGGGTTATTTCCCTCTGTTTAGGGCTGACGGTTGGTCTTATTGCAGGTTATTTCGGCGGCAGGGTAGATATGGCGCTTATGATGCTTGTTGACCTAATACTTTCGTTCCCCTCGCTTCTCCTCGCAATAGGCATATCTGTCGTCTTCCCTCCCGGGGTTTTTACTGTTGTTATAGCTATTACGGCTGTCGGCTGGGCTTCATTTGCAAGGCTTATAAGAGGAAATGTTCTAAGTCTCAGGGAATTTACTTATATTGATTCGGCAAGGGCTCTCGGATGTTCTGATGCAAGGATTATAGTAAGGCATATTCTTCCAAATTGCCTGCCGTTTAGTTTTATTGTGTTAGGGCTTAAATTGGGAGGTTACCTGCTTACGGAATCAGCGCTGAGTTTTCTCGGTCTCGGCGCACAGCCGCCGGCGCCGACGTGGGGGTCAATGATAAGCATTAACAGAATATATATATTATCGGCGCCGTGGATGGTGATATTTGCGGGACTGGCAATATTTGCAACTGCAGTCTGTTTTAATATACTCGGAGACATGCTGCGAAATAAAATGGATTTCAAATTTGAAATTTGA